ATGGCTGGCCCGGCCCGCTGGGGAGCGTTCAGCGGCCACCCTGTTCGGCTGATCACCTCCCAGTGGTCTTCTGTCCTTAACCGCGACCCGATAACAGGGCGTGCGGATTGGCAACAGAGGACGTCGGGGCAACAGTCGCCATTCGCAGTCTTTGGCAGCAATGTCATTGTATGCTCGCAAGATTTGCTCGAATTTGCCGCTCGCGCGCACGAGCCGGCGAAGCGATTCGAAGCGCAGAAGACCGGGGCAGCTCAAGAGCACCGGCCTTTACGACAGTCGGCCGTGGCTAGTTCCGGTGCGTTTCTTATGCTCGCTCAGATTCGTGCCGATGGACTGTTCTCGCAGCTACCTGGCTCAACCATGTCCGGCTGGAAGGTACTCGACGACGACTATGACTATAGCTACGGTATGCCGGTCTTTTCGCCCGATGGATCGTGGTTATTCGCCCAGCGTTGGAACGGAAAGGATCGCTTCGAGCTTACGCTGTGGGACACCTCCGAATGGAAGCTCCGGCACGTGCATTTCTCAGAGAAACGGCGGACGGGCCCATTCATCGGCCCTGCCGGTGGACGGGCCATTTTCACATCCGACTCGCGCTACCTGAGCTTCGCTCCGGACCTCTACTGGGAGACATCGACCGGCGACTGGAAAGCCCCGCCCCAGCAAATTCCCGCGGAACGATGGGGGTTCTCGGGCGACGGTTGCTTTATGCTAACGCTCGTAAACAATGGCCGCGACGGGACTGTTTCAATGTATGACTTCGAATCAATCGAGCCCAAGCTCACGGCCACAACTAAGAGGCCCTAATAGGTCTGAGGAATTCTGAGGGGTCAGGACTCATTGGAGGGCAAATCAAAGGGGTCAAGGGCAAATCAAAGGGGTCAGGACTCATTGAAGGGAGGGAAAAGGGAGGGAAAAGGTGTCAGGAACCTTTTTGTTGACAAAGGGTCGCACGCTGCGTATTTTGGTGATATGGGACGGGCACATCGCGCGGCTGAAGGCGGCTACGTTTATCATGTGCTGAACCGTGCCAATGCGCGGATGACGATCTTTAACGACGCGGGCGACTACCAGGCCTTCGAGCAAGTCTTGATCGAGGCGGTCGAGCGCACCGCAACACGCCTGCTGGCCTACTGCGTGCTGCCGAACCATTGGCATTTGCTGGTCTGGCCTACGGCCGACGGCGAACTGTCGCGGTTCGTCGGCTGGCTCACGCTGACGCACACGCAG
This DNA window, taken from Pirellulales bacterium, encodes the following:
- a CDS encoding WD40 repeat domain-containing protein, which codes for MSVALAQDDAGQGDAQGLRTLWTAPVNASPGFSNRDESPLAAFAPGSVPVAICNEKFVDIRNPRSGARIRRVGPHPYTTLSVVWSPDSKLLAVTMLSETFGYGGQPPEIKPEWRDQSEVYLWRVADGEQHARCRGHHMQVVGSQFSPDSRRLLTFGIDDAMRLWDTGGGEQTVLETFVRGGSIMAGPARWGAFSGHPVRLITSQWSSVLNRDPITGRADWQQRTSGQQSPFAVFGSNVIVCSQDLLEFAARAHEPAKRFEAQKTGAAQEHRPLRQSAVASSGAFLMLAQIRADGLFSQLPGSTMSGWKVLDDDYDYSYGMPVFSPDGSWLFAQRWNGKDRFELTLWDTSEWKLRHVHFSEKRRTGPFIGPAGGRAIFTSDSRYLSFAPDLYWETSTGDWKAPPQQIPAERWGFSGDGCFMLTLVNNGRDGTVSMYDFESIEPKLTATTKRP
- a CDS encoding transposase, with product MGRAHRAAEGGYVYHVLNRANARMTIFNDAGDYQAFEQVLIEAVERTATRLLAYCVLPNHWHLLVWPTADGELSRFVGWLTLTHTQRWHAHRHSTGSGHVYQGRFKSFPVQEDEHFYAVARYGRIQRGQDSLIPLAAVSRLADMPRP